In candidate division KSB1 bacterium, the DNA window CCGCGATCGATGCGCACCGCCGGCAGCAGCGCCAAGAGCTTCCCGCGCTTGTGAAAGAGCAGGGAATGGTCCTCAAACCTTGCCGGCGGGTGATAGGAAAGGAAACGGCGGGTGTGGAAGATGGTGCCGTTGTTGGCGGCCCACACGAAGCGCTCCCATTCTTCCGCGTGATGCTCTTTGTAGCGGACGATCTCCACGGCGCGCTCCTCGCTTGGTGAATTGCCCTCAGCTGCGCATCAGGGTCACGAGGATGGCCTTCTGCACGTGCAAGCGGTTTTCCGCCTCGCCAAAGACCACCGAATGCGGGCCGTCGATGACCGCATCGGTGATCTCGTCGCCGCGATGTGCCGGCAGACAGTGCATGACGATGCACTCCGGAGCGGCAAGTTTCACCAGCTCGTCATTCACCTGGTAGGGCCGAAAGACCTTCTTGCGCGCCTCCGCCTCGGCCTCCTGCCCCATGCTTGCCCACACATCGGTGTAGATGACGTCAGCGCCCCGCACCGCCTCTTTGGGGTCGCGGAAGATTTTGATGTCGCTCAAACCCGCGGTGCGGGCACGCTCCAAGATGGCCTGGTTGGGATCGTATCCCTCCGGGCAGGCCAGGTGCAGCGTGAAGGGGAGTCGTGAGGCCATGTTGAGCCACGAGTTCGCGACGTTGTTGCCATCGCCTACCCACGCCACCTTGAGCCCCTGCATGCGCCCTTTGTGTTCGATGATAGTCAGCACGTCCCCCATCACCTGGCAGGGGTGGAACAGGTCGGTAAGGCCGTTGACTACCGGCACGGAGGCGTAGCGGGCAAGCTCCTCGATCGTCTCGTGGCCGAACAGGCGGGCCATGATCCCGTCGCAGTAGCGGGAGAGCACGCGCGCCACATCCGCCACCGATTCGCGCTTCCCCAAGCCGATCTCGTTGGGGCCAAGATAGAGGGCGTGACCCCCTAAGTGAAACATGCCCACCTCGAAGGAGACGCGGGTGCGGGCAGACGGCTTCTCGAAAATCATCGCCAAGGTCTTGCCCTTGAGCAGGGGCTGCAACTTGCCCTTCTTTGCCTCGCGCTTCAGCCTCTTGGCAAGCTGCAGTGTGGCTTCTACCTCTTGACAGGAAAAGTCGGTGATGGCAAGAAAGTCGCGCTTCATCA includes these proteins:
- the argF gene encoding ornithine carbamoyltransferase, coding for MKRDFLAITDFSCQEVEATLQLAKRLKREAKKGKLQPLLKGKTLAMIFEKPSARTRVSFEVGMFHLGGHALYLGPNEIGLGKRESVADVARVLSRYCDGIMARLFGHETIEELARYASVPVVNGLTDLFHPCQVMGDVLTIIEHKGRMQGLKVAWVGDGNNVANSWLNMASRLPFTLHLACPEGYDPNQAILERARTAGLSDIKIFRDPKEAVRGADVIYTDVWASMGQEAEAEARKKVFRPYQVNDELVKLAAPECIVMHCLPAHRGDEITDAVIDGPHSVVFGEAENRLHVQKAILVTLMRS